GAGAACGTTCGTCTCAGGCTTCTGagcttcttcaacgccgacCCCGACAAGTTCGACCTAGTTTTCGTAGCGAATGCTACCGCCGGGATCAAGCTTGTATCAGAAGCTTTTAGGGCTCTGCCTGAGGGCTTTTCATATGCGTACCATCAAGCATGCCACACGAGCATTATTGGGGTTCGAGAAGAGGCGCGCGAGAGCGCGTGTGTTTCAAGCAATGACGTAGAGAGTTGGATTTCTGGAACACACCACTTCGACTTCGAACAGCCAGGATCGCACACGCTCTTTGCATATACGGCTCAGTCTCATATGGACGGTCGGCGCTACCCCTTGAAGTGGCCTTTTCTCTTACGACAATCGCCTACTGCAAACCACTCGAGTACATTCACGCTCTTGGACGCAGCCTCACTAGTCGCGACGACTCCTCTAGATCTCAGCAACTCGGAATCGGCCCCCGATTTCACAGTTCTCAGCCTCTACAAGATATTCGGCTTTCCAGACTTGGGCGCTTTGATCGTGAGGAGACAGGCCGAGTCGGTGTTTAACCACAGGCACTATTTTGGTGGTGGGACTGTCGATATGGTGGTCTGTGGAAAGGAAAGTTGGCATTCGCTGAAAACGACATTCTTGCATGAGCGTTTGGAGGATGGCACTTTGCCATTTCACAACATCCTCGCACTGGATGCAGCGTTGGATGCCCATACGGAGCTGTTTGGAAACATGGCTTGCGTGTCATTGCATACGACCTTTCTAGCAACTCGCCTGTACGATGGGTTAGCTGCCCTCAAGCACGGCAATGGACTATTGGTCTGCGTCATCTACTCGCAGCCAAGCAATGGCGATGATTCTTCTGCCAGCGGACCGCTCATTTCATTCAACATTCGCAACTCTGCCGGTGTCTGGGTCAGCTTGCATGAGTTTGAGAAACTCGCAACACTGAAGAACTTGCACATTCGGACCGGCGGTGTGTGCAGCCCAGGGGGTGTTGCGGCGGCACTCGGATTGAGCCCCTGGGAGATGAAAAATAACTTCTCGTCTGGTTTCCGCTGCGGGACGGACCAAGACATCGTTGCCGGGAAGCCAACCGGTGTGATACGAGCAAGTCTAGGCGCAATGAGCACGCTATCGGATGTTGATTTCCTCATCAACTTCGTCAAAGAGTTTTATCTGGAAGAAATCGTACCCACCACCATGTACCACGTTGCAAAGCCTTCATTCGCAAAGCTTCGTATCCAGAGCATTAGTGTGTATCCCATCAAAAGCTGCGGCGGCTACTCCGTACCTTCTGGTATGGTCTGGGAAGTCAGGCCCGAGGGTTTGGTCTGGGACAGAGAATGGTGTCTGGTGCATCAGGGATCGGGGCAAGCGCTCAGCCAGAAACGGTACCCAAAGATGGCTTTGTTTCGACCCATCCTCGATTTCGACCGCGGTCTATTACGTGTCGCCTACCGTGGTGAAAAACCAGTGCACCTACCCGAAGAGATCTCTGTGCCCCTTTCCGCAGATCCGAGTCAACTCGACTCGCAAAGCTCAGCTCGAACGAGACTTTCTCGTGTATGCGGAGACAATGTCACAACGTATATCTACAACTCTCCTTCTGTCAATAACTTCTTTAGCGACATTCTCAATGTGCCGTGCGTATTGTCTCGGTTCCCAGCCGGTGGTCAAGGACTCGCCATGCGTCACTCGAAAGCCAAGGTGCAAAAGCACGAGCAAGACAAAATTACGACGCCAAGGACATGCCCGGGGGCTTTCCCGGAACTGCCATCTCCTCCAGATTCGGATTCGGAGCACTCTACAGCGAAAATACTACTCTCTAACGAAAGCCCAATACTTGTGATCAACACGGCTAGTCTACACGCCCTGAACCGCGAGATCGAGGCGAATGGCGGAAGACCCGTCCCATCAGAGTCATTCCGGGCCAACTTGGTGATCGGAACGACTCATGGGTCCGAACAAGTAGCATGGGCGGAGGATGGTTGGGCTAGCCTTACAGTAGGCGGCGAGAAGTTCAACATGATGGGAGCCTGTCGCAGGTGTCAAATGGTCTGCGTCGATCAAGAGACTGGCGAAAGGCACCCGGAGCCGTTCGTCACGTTGGCCAAAGTCCGGAGGTTTGACGGCAAGGTATACTTCGGCACGCACATGGGCCACGAACCAAATCCTACCTCTGCAACGAAAGGGAAACAGTTTCCTTTCATACGAGTTGGAGACGCGGTCAATGTTGGTGCTAGAGCATGATCGAATTGACCTGTAGGCAGTGGTTCCGATCGTAATGACAGAGGCCCATGGCTCATGATGACAGCAGCCGGAACATGTCAAATAATTGCACATGCAGTCGATGGCGATACAGTATTTCGATGAGTGTGAGAATGCTTCTGCTGCTACTTGTTTCTTAACACAGTCTATGTCGCAAATGATTTCAAGTCCCGAACGTAGTCATCGTGATGATAACATGGCTGTCACTCGTTTCCCCATTCCATTCGGAAAGGATATTCTCATGATTCTCAGGGTTCTGGTGAGTCCTAACGTGGTCTAACGGGAAGCTGGACCAAGGTCACTCTGACCATACGAAACCCCAAATACAGCGCAAGCCGGAAAAGCAATGTCCCTGCCACCCGCGTAGAGTGTCCCTGACACGTACAGTGTGTTCTCCCACGTTAGTCCGGCCCGACACTGTCACACGTTCAAACACCTTCTATGTGCCGTGTCCTCCAACCTACAACCTGCTTCTTCCATCACTGTCGACCAAGGTGGCCCCAATTCCTACTTTCCGAAATTACGATTACGAAATCCTCCCTTGCCTCGTTTCTCCCGGTCGTTCGTTTAGTCTCTCGTGTCTCCCCTCTACTCGAAGGTTCGAGTGGGCACAGCGGCTTTCCTGCAATATCCGATTTGGGCCCCATCTGGTGCACCACTCGCCGCTCGGCCTCAAAAACCTCCTACTCCCACCTGTCCAATGCTTCTTTACTTGGTCTCCCATCACACATGCCCATCACTCTCATCCTCCCAGTCTTCCAAGGTTGGTTCCAACCACTTCTCGACCAACGCCCGCACCCTTTTTGTACCATGACGCCTTGAACACTTCCCGGTGGCCATTCCGCCAACCTCCATCCCCTATAACCCGCCTACCGTGCATCTGCTGGCTTTCGGCCTGCTTCGTTGACGCATCGTCGCTCGACAAAATGCAGCACTACTTGGCTTGCCACCACTAGCTAGGCGTTTAAACGACAAGACTGTGGTCACCATTGACTATTCCCGGCTGGTCCAGGCTAAATCGGAAGCTTGATGGCACACATGGGTACGTGTTTCACAACTTGCTCTCGCCATACCATAATGACATCGAGCTAACGGTGATAGCTGCTGTCTTGTGTTTTTCAACTTGGCTCTAGCCCAACAATATTGTCTTCATAATCACGATACACAGGCCCGGCTCGACTATTCCTCCGCGAGTTGTCTCGAACACGACGCGGAAAAGCTCGTAGAACCACGTTAAAACAACGATCGACATGTGATAGAAGCACATGAGGTCTACATTGTCCGCGTTGTGGTTACGACTTTCGTCATGTAGTCGCACATGGTATGAGTACCCCTCGTCAGCTCGCGGTACATCACTGATTCGCTTTAGCAATACTCTCTAGCCTTTCGACGTTCCCAACGTCGGGCAAATGAGACGAGCGGTCCCATCTTCAGCGATTGAACTTCCACATGCGCCCAAGTCTGACAAACTACGACGATGTGGCACGGTGTATGGATTTTGGATATTGGCTCCTTTATTGCTGACTGGCGCGGACGGTAAGTCCCTGCCTGGCAGACCCACCACCCTTTGAAACACCTCGAACACGCCGCTGATCGTTATACCAAGACACTCCACTGGAAAAAGATAACCGCATCATGGTGCTTTGTCCTGGGCAGGACGTTAAAAGGCCTCGGTTCCCCATGTTTTGAGAACCGGACGAATGGGTTTGCAGCTCAGCATGGGAAAGAGTCCTAGGGCAATTTTGGGGTTGAAAGACGATGTCACACCCCTGGCAACCCGAACACGCCATCTGGCGTTTAGCCCAGACATGCTCGGATCGAGCGTTTGGCACGGAAGGGTAGCAGCGGCGCCCTTCATTGGCCAACTTGGCCCTCGGATATTCGACGCCGACACGACGGATTTTTCGTGCTCGGCACATGAATTGACTCCATGTGCATGTGGATGGATGCCTTGGAGAAAACGAGATGTGGAGAACGACGGCGCCTGTTGTTCCTCCAACGGATTTCacaaggtcgacgacgaccataCGGTGATAAACTTGTGTTTTTCACGAGGACGGCCTCACCAGCCGTTCCTCCTACTGAGATTCCACTCCCAGCGGACGAGCGGTCCTCTGGATGAGTGACGTGTTCGTGGTAGCCGATGGCTCCACGAGCAGTACTGTGTTCACTTGCTCTTCACCGCGTCATGCGCTGTTGAGCAAAACCCGCCGTTTCAACGTGGATGACTGTCGAAAATGATCGAGCAACACAACCGCTGTCGGCATCACGACAGACGGGGTTAGCCCCTTTTGCGTCGGAGGCGCAAAACGGGCTATCCAGTGCCAACCAGGCGGGGTCCTTTCTGAAGGAGATAAGCGCGATAGTAAGAGCGATATGCCGGACATTGTCATGTCAAGACCAACGATCTCCCGCGGCAGAGGTTACTTTGCTCCGGAGCCAGCGTCTCGGACtaggccgaggaggacctgcCCCACGATTCACTCCACCACCCTTTGGGTGCCGATACGTGGGGACAACGCTTGCGAACGGGAACCTGGAGGGTTCATGGGCTTGAGCTGGTCGCGTCTCTTTGATACAGTCACATCGATGGCTGTTGAAAAAAGCTCACTGCTCGATCACAGTTCGGAGTTGAAAATGGTGTGTCATTAGGAACAACAGGTGGGGTGTATTGGTCCAGAGAGGGATGGCTTTTGATTCCCTTTGGCTTTATACGCCTGGACTGCCGATACACAAGCCTGGCATTGGTTTCCAACGATCCAGCTTCGGGAACTTTGAAGCGGATAAACGTGATAACGGGGGACAGCAGGTGGGGGGTTCCTGGATAGATGGGGATGACTTTTGATTCTCTTCAGTCAAATATGCCTAGACAGTCGTAGCCCAAACCTGACATTTGTTCCCAATATTTTCTGTTCTCCTATAACATTGTGACAATGTATGATGTTACCGTATCTTGATAGGTGCAGTTAGGTTAAATCTAATATCCATACATGGATTAGATGAAACTATTCTCAGAATCATTTTGCGATTGTGATAATACATCAGACGCCTTTTAATATTACTGCGAAAGATGTATTCTGATAACTTGTTTAATCTTCGCTTTAAATTTATTCTGTGTTGTAGAGGCTTGTGGAACTAACAATTCATCAGTTGAAAAAGCTGTTAATTCGGTCAACATATATATTTCAGTCGTTGTTGTCATTATGGAACACTGGGAGCACATTGACCTATGACACAAACACCCTCCACTGAGTAAAATTTGATTTTGTATAAGCATAACGCTATGCACAAAAATATTCTCAAGGCAAACGCCATATATCTCATTCTTAGATTTGTGCCAACACCCCTTGAAGTCCTCCAGTTCGCAAATAAAAATTCATCATATTTCGTCTATTTCGGAGGACTAGCAGGACCCCGAGTCCAGCTGTTGTAATGTTAGAATCTTTCGAATAAAGTACTCACAATAACATACTTGTGCCACATTTGACCTATGAAACCAGGAGTAGGCTTTGAGTCGGTCATCGATTGTCTACGGGCAGAGGTGCCATCGTGACGTTTCTGGTCCATAAGACCTTGGAAGAGGGTGCCAGAGCTCTGTAGGCCACGTCTCAATTAGATACAACATTCCGTTTGGGATAATGACCCGGTGAGCAGAGGGTCTCTTACGCGTCTGCGGCCGGAGGGAGACACAGGAGGATTGGTGTTCTTGGCAGAGTCCATGTTGATTGATGAAGATATGTGGTTAATAGTGTATTTCGATACACGAATGCGTATATATGATTCGGTTATCAATAGCTCGTCGTGTGATTGCTGAAAGGAATGGATTTGAAGAGACCTAAGTTCCCTAATGGCGGGAAGTGAGGGTATATATGTAATTCGACTCTCCAAGCTAAGCTTGACCTACCACATGATAGGTAGGTGCTCCAGATTATTCCAGACCAGGAGCGTTCCCCCTCTCAACAATGACTTCACCAATCAGACCACCGCCCACCCCTCTGACACAAGGGATGCGGGAAAGCTTGTCGATGCACCGGTCAGAACGATGACGGTGTTCACTTGTCTGTCACCATCAGACACAACGGCAGTGCCCCGGTCGTAGCGCGAGAGCTTGCTCCCAGGGAAGTACGTACACCGCATTAATTGGGGGCTTGACAGCCACGGCGGCTCGATGTCTAGTCCAGATTACGTTGGGTTTGATCTGGGGATCTTAGTGTACGACGTAATCAATGAGTAGATCAAACGGAGCTGCGTCCCCTAACACCCTTCTTCCATCGCTTCTTTTCCGTTCCGGTATGTCCCTCTCTATTCTCCTCGGGTCCTGCGTAATAGCTGTGAGAAATGGGCCTCCGACTGCTCCTCGCTCGCGTTACCCCGCGCAAGTGTGGTCTGATCACACTGCGTGTCCGAGATGGCCGGCGGGAACGGCAGCTTGGCCAGTCAGATGCCGTCGATCCTGAGCGAATGGCATGGCGGTTACCCATCATTATTGAGTTTGTCAATTCGAGAGGGAAATGGTCCAGGGAGATCCCGACCGGGACGGTATGACAAACGCAGGCCAGGCAAGACGCGAATGCCATGAAACACTGGGAGGGCAAAAGCCAACCACGAATCATGAGCTCGACACGTGATGGTCTAGCCAAACTGATAAAAGATCTACACCCCTTTCGCGCTTGTGCAGAAACAGCTCTGACGGAACGACTGTGGCACGAGACaatgagaagaagagaagaagggaagaaaaagggggttGCGGGATTGGATGTTGCGTGAAGTACGACACAATGTACGTATGTACGGATCATCAATCATGGACTCACGTCCTTCTCCACTTCGGAGGGGAAAGATCGccgaggggagggaaagtGTGGAGAAACGCCGCTCGCAGCGGAGCTCTGCCGGCAGCACCGCAGCGTCAGTGGCCAGTCACCATAGTGAACCATTCAAGCCGGGTCTAGGCCCCCATGCAGCCTGCATCTGGATTGCGCACCCCATCAGGTCCCTCGCTTTGGGAATCGAAGGGTCGCAGCAGACCGATCGAGTTATTGGCAGTGATAGCTCCAGTGCCATTGTGCCAGGGCACGTATATTAAACAAGCTCTTGCATTTGCATTGGGGCATCATCCGGAAGCTTCACCCTACTCGCTTGAAGAGTCAGGACATTCAAGAGGCGGGGCACCGGCACTAGTCTCGATCGCCCGGCACGAATTGATGATGCTGGACCGCCCTTTGAACTTCAGATGAGCCAAGCGGAAACAAGATAGACGTGGTAGCGAGGTGGTTCGTGATCCTCGTCTATGTAGGTAGCGTGAGGGTTGGCTTCAGGAATCAAAACACTGCCAGGCTACAGCCAGTTGCAACAAGCCTTACACTGAcactcgccgccgcccgtggACATGTGGCTGAAGTTGCGGCGCGCTCGTTGAAGGTATCCGTTGATGGCCAAAGCTGTGTGTCGTCGATTGTGCGGGAAGtttgatgacgatgatgatgatgatgtcaGACCATTTAATGGGACAAAGCGATAGATCAAGCCCACCCACAAATCCGGATACTCGAACCTTCAATGTATTTCTCATGAGTAAGCAGTGATACTGTACAGGCTTATGCTTCTATCGGAGTATATTCAGATACTTCCAAAACCAGCCATGTTGCATTTGATCTTTGGCCGATAATATCCTTCTCATTGCACAACATTTTCCTTCCGAAGTGAAAGCTAGGCTGGTCGCCAAAATGAATCATTAACATAATGAGAGCAACATTTGGAACCTCGTGTCCCTTAAACACTACCTCTCTGGAGAACGATTCAGCCCACAAACCTCGACTCCAATACCGTTCCGACTCGATAGACCGATTTTCGACCCAGTTTCACAATTAGTAGCAGCTCTGGCTATAGAAAATCAAATCATTGAAGGCTATTGTTGTGAAGGATTGACATAATTTTATTAAGCGTTCTAGGGAACATGTAGAAGTGAAGTTCGACTGGTAGAAGGTGATTAAAGAAATTTTCAGGTTTAAgcaaggccgagatggagccAGTAAGACTCGCAAATGCCCGCAACAAAGTCAAAAGTCCCCATTAGTATTGAGAATCCCCCCGCTAAAACCCACGATTCCAGTTGTTCTCAAAAGTCTTCGGAAAATTCGATCACTATGCAGCCGCATACTG
The DNA window shown above is from Colletotrichum destructivum chromosome 2, complete sequence and carries:
- a CDS encoding Putative aminotransferase class V domain, molybdenum cofactor sulfurase; the encoded protein is MVDTGTRRYNSRVEEFREREYPMLKDSIYLDHAGSTLYSKSLIERFSVDMMSNLLGNPHSASSSSQLSTSRIENVRLRLLSFFNADPDKFDLVFVANATAGIKLVSEAFRALPEGFSYAYHQACHTSIIGVREEARESACVSSNDVESWISGTHHFDFEQPGSHTLFAYTAQSHMDGRRYPLKWPFLLRQSPTANHSSTFTLLDAASLVATTPLDLSNSESAPDFTVLSLYKIFGFPDLGALIVRRQAESVFNHRHYFGGGTVDMVVCGKESWHSLKTTFLHERLEDGTLPFHNILALDAALDAHTELFGNMACVSLHTTFLATRLYDGLAALKHGNGLLVCVIYSQPSNGDDSSASGPLISFNIRNSAGVWVSLHEFEKLATLKNLHIRTGGVCSPGGVAAALGLSPWEMKNNFSSGFRCGTDQDIVAGKPTGVIRASLGAMSTLSDVDFLINFVKEFYLEEIVPTTMYHVAKPSFAKLRIQSISVYPIKSCGGYSVPSGMVWEVRPEGLVWDREWCLVHQGSGQALSQKRYPKMALFRPILDFDRGLLRVAYRGEKPVHLPEEISVPLSADPSQLDSQSSARTRLSRVCGDNVTTYIYNSPSVNNFFSDILNVPCVLSRFPAGGQGLAMRHSKAKVQKHEQDKITTPRTCPGAFPELPSPPDSDSEHSTAKILLSNESPILVINTASLHALNREIEANGGRPVPSESFRANLVIGTTHGSEQVAWAEDGWASLTVGGEKFNMMGACRRCQMVCVDQETGERHPEPFVTLAKVRRFDGKVYFGTHMGHEPNPTSATKGKQFPFIRVGDAVNVGARA